Proteins encoded within one genomic window of Solibaculum mannosilyticum:
- a CDS encoding Ger(x)C family spore germination protein, protein MRKFVRVWIAGVLLCTMLFCTSCGSSPIAKTLFVQAVGVDQKDEGYTVAVQAFDPSQGGGGEEGANVSTTFIEAEGETVLSSFNNMTRQVGRRPFYAQNRVVILGEDLSQSGILSVMDVFSRSKDSRPMIDIFVARGQAVEAVSNTMEDSVNPAEKMQLLVEGGQSNGAMPRTQILDVQKALLDPYTDLLLPAVRLEEPKEKGGSQTMVMDSTALFQDDKLVDYLDMEETRGVLWIKGQVKDGLVSFSLEDLGNVALAVEETSSKVEAEGTEDGPVFSITVTAKANIQEINLDSTFRLADDQIEKLEDGFAEKVSGQMELAVNKVLREKKCDVFQFARLLMHEGTDYWQTIQDNWREELSKAEVNITVGCEIERMGKLSNIQEEDQYN, encoded by the coding sequence ATGCGAAAGTTCGTGAGAGTGTGGATAGCCGGAGTACTACTGTGTACCATGCTGTTTTGTACTTCCTGTGGGAGTTCGCCCATCGCCAAGACGCTGTTTGTACAGGCGGTGGGGGTGGACCAAAAAGATGAGGGATATACAGTGGCAGTCCAGGCATTTGATCCAAGCCAGGGAGGCGGCGGGGAGGAAGGGGCCAATGTCTCCACCACGTTTATTGAAGCCGAAGGCGAGACGGTGCTCAGCAGTTTCAACAATATGACCCGGCAGGTGGGGCGGCGTCCCTTTTACGCGCAAAACAGAGTGGTGATTCTGGGAGAAGACCTGTCCCAATCCGGCATCTTGAGCGTGATGGACGTCTTCAGCCGAAGCAAGGATTCCCGGCCCATGATCGATATCTTTGTCGCCCGCGGACAAGCGGTGGAAGCGGTAAGCAATACCATGGAAGACAGCGTCAATCCCGCGGAGAAGATGCAGCTTTTGGTGGAAGGCGGACAGTCCAACGGCGCCATGCCCAGGACACAGATATTGGATGTCCAAAAAGCCCTTTTGGATCCCTACACCGACCTTCTTCTGCCGGCGGTACGTCTGGAGGAGCCCAAGGAGAAAGGAGGGAGCCAGACCATGGTGATGGACAGCACAGCCCTTTTCCAAGACGATAAACTGGTGGATTATCTGGACATGGAAGAGACGCGGGGGGTACTGTGGATCAAAGGACAGGTCAAAGACGGACTTGTCTCCTTTTCGTTGGAGGACTTGGGGAATGTGGCCCTTGCAGTGGAGGAGACATCGTCTAAAGTCGAAGCCGAGGGGACAGAGGACGGGCCGGTATTTTCCATCACCGTGACGGCCAAAGCAAACATCCAGGAGATCAATCTGGACAGTACCTTTCGTTTGGCCGACGACCAGATTGAAAAATTAGAAGACGGGTTTGCTGAGAAGGTCTCCGGACAAATGGAACTCGCTGTCAATAAGGTACTTCGGGAAAAGAAGTGCGACGTCTTTCAATTCGCACGGCTGCTCATGCACGAGGGCACCGATTATTGGCAGACCATCCAAGACAATTGGCGGGAAGAACTGAGCAAAGCCGAAGTGAATATCACCGTCGGCTGCGAGATCGAACGCATGGGGAAACTCTCTAACATCCAGGAAGAAGATCAGTACAATTGA
- a CDS encoding patatin-like phospholipase family protein: protein MKIGIALSGGGVRGAAHIGVLKALEEAGFEIGWISGTSSGSLVATLYAAGYTPDQIGKIFRRFSGCDGHSPRIIDPDYCGIVRAPVRQVFGKPFRLTGFIKGDKITETIRSLCEAKGFSIMRKSRIPLAMPSVDIYTSRTVMFVSDAARFPKNHDIRYVDSVSPWLAARASIAFPAIFRPVCFENHMLCDGGIKDNLPMEVLNGLGASHKIGVNLGYAGQCQCAIDNAFEIAAQTVNIMSYEITKCNLRGQTAVLIHPGIEDVSLLDLSSIPQCIQRGYEAAVESLPQLNRLLGLQNPVARLA, encoded by the coding sequence ATGAAAATTGGGATCGCCTTATCGGGCGGGGGCGTCCGCGGCGCAGCGCACATCGGCGTCCTGAAGGCTCTGGAGGAAGCCGGTTTTGAAATCGGCTGGATCTCCGGCACCAGTTCAGGCAGTTTGGTGGCTACCCTGTACGCCGCCGGGTACACCCCCGATCAGATCGGCAAGATCTTCCGGCGCTTCAGCGGGTGCGACGGACACAGCCCCCGCATCATCGACCCGGATTACTGCGGCATCGTCCGCGCCCCTGTCCGTCAGGTCTTTGGCAAGCCCTTTCGTCTTACCGGGTTCATCAAAGGGGATAAAATCACCGAAACCATCCGTTCCCTCTGCGAGGCGAAAGGGTTCTCCATCATGCGGAAATCCCGTATTCCACTGGCCATGCCGTCGGTGGACATCTACACCTCCCGCACGGTGATGTTCGTATCGGATGCCGCCCGTTTCCCTAAAAATCACGATATCCGTTACGTGGACAGCGTCAGCCCCTGGCTGGCCGCCCGGGCCAGCATCGCTTTCCCCGCCATTTTCCGCCCCGTCTGTTTCGAGAACCACATGCTGTGCGACGGCGGCATCAAGGATAACCTTCCTATGGAAGTGCTCAACGGATTGGGCGCTTCCCACAAGATCGGCGTTAATCTAGGGTACGCCGGCCAATGCCAGTGCGCCATCGACAACGCCTTTGAGATCGCTGCCCAGACCGTCAATATTATGTCCTACGAGATCACCAAGTGCAACCTGCGGGGACAAACTGCTGTTCTCATTCACCCCGGCATCGAGGACGTCTCCCTCTTGGATCTCAGCAGCATCCCTCAATGCATCCAGCGCGGCTATGAGGCGGCTGTGGAATCCCTTCCTCAGCTCAACCGTCTGCTTGGTCTTCAGAACCCCGTGGCTCGTTTGGCTTAG
- a CDS encoding SLOG family protein, protein MKNKTVVFIGHRACPGLTEHQLLLVIEKRIHEGYTHFLSGGMGQFDWLCARCVSSLKTRYPHLKNILIVPYVPFSIQEPSYFDEILYPVMLGQASFSSAIPKRNQYLVDHASLALCYVDHPWGGAAKTYQYARKKALKLINLGALSTDLP, encoded by the coding sequence ATGAAAAATAAAACGGTAGTCTTTATCGGCCACAGAGCCTGTCCCGGCTTAACGGAACATCAGCTCCTTCTGGTAATTGAAAAACGAATACACGAGGGGTACACCCATTTCCTGTCCGGCGGCATGGGACAGTTCGACTGGCTCTGCGCACGGTGCGTCTCCTCCCTAAAAACCCGTTACCCCCATCTGAAAAACATCCTTATCGTCCCGTATGTACCCTTTTCCATCCAGGAGCCGTCCTATTTTGATGAGATCCTCTATCCGGTGATGCTGGGACAAGCTTCCTTTTCATCCGCCATCCCAAAGAGGAACCAGTATCTGGTGGACCACGCTTCCTTGGCCCTCTGTTACGTCGACCATCCCTGGGGCGGGGCCGCAAAAACTTACCAATACGCACGTAAAAAAGCCCTGAAACTCATCAATTTGGGCGCATTGTCCACCGATCTCCCTTAA
- a CDS encoding helix-turn-helix domain-containing protein: protein MFDFGLRIQELRQQHNMSQEQLGRRVNRSKSVISSYENNVKIPPLDVLTQMAIVFHVSLDYLVGIDKQDMVSIDGLSHQQKKIIHSILIEFEDQSRRPDGLSDRQQEILNLLMKEFAKQNSLGR from the coding sequence ATGTTTGACTTTGGGTTACGAATCCAGGAGTTGCGTCAGCAACACAATATGTCGCAGGAACAGTTGGGACGCAGGGTCAACCGAAGCAAATCCGTTATCAGCAGCTACGAAAACAATGTAAAAATTCCACCACTGGATGTTTTAACACAGATGGCAATCGTATTTCATGTGTCTCTGGATTATCTCGTCGGCATCGACAAACAAGATATGGTTTCCATTGATGGGCTGAGTCATCAACAGAAGAAGATTATCCACTCAATTTTAATAGAATTCGAGGATCAATCCCGTAGACCGGATGGTTTGTCAGATCGGCAACAAGAAATCCTAAATCTTCTAATGAAAGAATTTGCCAAACAAAATAGTCTGGGCCGGTGA
- a CDS encoding helix-turn-helix domain-containing protein codes for MQYFGIKLKQLRHARDLTQQQVADYVGVTRATIGAYETGAQYPSVESLIKLTVLLHTSADYLLGITDEQQRFDISRLTDEQASVILQLIDQFHFLNSQMKR; via the coding sequence ATGCAATATTTTGGTATCAAATTAAAACAACTACGCCATGCAAGAGACTTGACACAACAGCAAGTTGCAGATTATGTGGGTGTCACACGTGCTACGATTGGAGCCTACGAGACAGGTGCGCAGTACCCTTCGGTCGAATCGTTAATTAAATTGACAGTTCTTCTGCATACTTCAGCAGATTATTTGCTAGGCATAACAGATGAACAACAGAGATTTGATATTTCAAGACTTACGGATGAACAAGCATCGGTAATTTTGCAATTGATCGACCAGTTCCATTTTTTAAATAGCCAAATGAAACGCTAA